A stretch of DNA from Pristis pectinata isolate sPriPec2 chromosome 35, sPriPec2.1.pri, whole genome shotgun sequence:
ttctgcactgccatcaggttcttgaaccaacccgagGAACCCCAAAACtatcttggactatatttcttttcacCCTCTCAGTCTTGCACTggtgttcatagaatcatagaacggtacagcacaatacaggcccttcggcccacaatgttgtgccgacctttaaacctcacctaagacatGACGTTCTCCACGTTTATCCATTTTGAGTGCACCAGGTGAGTACCTCAGCCATGGTTCCATTGTTCCCATGTTTGCTGCATGGCTAGTTTGATAGCTCCCATGCTTATCCGGTCCCTGGTTTGACAGTTCCTGTGTTTGTCCTGTCCCTCCTTTgattggatgctgcctggtttagagaggatgtattttgaggagagactaaaggagctagggctttactctttggcgaggaggaggatgaggggagacatgatagaggtgtacaaaatattaagaggaatagataagagtagacagccagtccctctttcccagggcaccaatgctcaatgcaagagggcatggctttaaagtaatgggtgggaagttcaagggagataccagggGAAGGtttgttacccagagagtggttggggcatggaatgcgctgcctggggcggtggtggaggcaggtacattggtcaaattcaagagattaccagataagcatatggaggaatttaaaatatgtggAAGGGGTTAtgtattgttatgtttattttgttgtttatttttgcacacatgtaagttatgtataatttatgttaacttaaatacttgtcatgtactgtgctgctgctgtaaaacaaaagctaattttcattggcATTTATACCGTGTATGTCTGCCTattgacaacaataaacctgaaCCCGAGCaaattccctctccaattgcCACCTTTCTTTGCTCTCACCTTATTGCCCCTTCTGTTAATAATTCCATTCCTTAATCCCGTTTAATTTTCTACCCTGCCACCCCATCCTGTTCCCATTCCCCCTCCATCCTTGCCTATTCAAAGTCCCCTGTCCCTCTGCCCGGCCCATCACCAATGAGGCCCCTACCTTCTACTCCCGCCCCTTTAGCCGAGGCGGTGTTGTGATTGGACGGAGGGACACGGGCACTGACATCCGGTCAGCCAATCAGCGCTGAGATCGGAGTTGAGGTGGAATATTCCAGAAGCCGGCCGGTCTGCGCGCGAGCAACGGCACACGGGTTTAAAGCGGCGCTGGGAGCGGCCACCCCCCGCCCGCTTCAAACCGACGGCCCTCCTCAGGGGGCCCGACGCATCGCGAAGCCGAGGGGCCGTGAACCGGCGGTCGGAGCCGGAGCCCGATCCCACGCGGTGTCGAGCGGGGCCTGGTGGAGATGGAGGCGGACACGTACCAAGTGGTGTCGCCGGCGGTGGTGAACGTGCGGATTAGCAGCTCGCTGACCTCGTTCATCTCGGAGAAAAGATTCAACCGCGGCATCACCGTGTCCGAGTTCAAGGTGGGAGGCGGGAACCAGCAGCCCGCGCTCCCTCAAAACCCACCGAGGCTGAAGGCCCGGCGAGGGGGCGTGGTCCGCGGAGGGAGGGCGGAGCCTgtggcgggaggggcggcgaATGTGGGCGGGGTCTGGTGGCACGTGACAGTCTGTGGGCGGGGTCGGGTGTTCCGGGGCGGGGCTGAAGGAGGTGAATGGTtgggtattagtttattattgtcacttgtactgaggtacagtgaaaaacttgtcttgcataccaatcgtacaggtcaattcattacacagtgcagttacactgagttagtacagagtgcattgatgtagtacaggtaaaaataacagtacagagtaaagtgtcacagctacagagagtgcagtgcaacaaggtagatcgtgaggtcagagtccatctcatcatatcagggaacagttcaatagtcttaccacagtgggatagaagctgtccttaagtctggtggtacatgccctcaggctcctgtatcttctacccgatggaagaggggagaatgacccgggtgggtggggtgtttgattattctggctgctttgccaaggcaacgaaaggtaaagaagagagtccaaggaggggaggctggtgtccgtgatgtgctgggctgtgtccacaactctctgccgattcttgaggtcctgggcagagcagttgccgtaccaagccatgatgcatccagataggatgctttctatggtgaattggtaaaagttggtgagtgtcagaggggacaaaTCGAATTTATTTAGTCTCCTGATCAATCAATGGGTGTGGACTGAAGAAGGGATGACtgcaatttcttttgttttatcttCTGCAGTTTAAGTAGTTTGCACAAGTAAAGGCTGAATAGCCTAGCTGTCACCTACCTTATGATATGATATCTGCATGGATCAGATTAAGAAATaggtactgatgcagggtttcaacccaaaacatcaacaattcctttcctcccgcagatgctgctcgacccattgaattcctccagcaggttgtttgtagcttcagattccagcatctgcagtctcatttgTTCCGGTGAAATTGGCATGTCTCTGTACAAATATAGTTACAAAGCACAGagccaggccctttggcccaatgtgtcCATTGCCAACTATCAAAGTCTTATTCATAATAGCTTTCTATGCCATGGCGATTCAGGTGCTTGTCTGGatgctacttaaatgttgtgagactactTGCCTCAACCAGCTCTTGTATTCTAGTCATAGAATACAGGCACGCATGATGCTTGCTAATAAGGCAAGTATTctgtatgcctttttcaccacctcctctacctgtactgccaccttcagaAAACCTTGGACACTAAGGTATTTCTGTTCCTCACTACTCCCTAAGGTCCTATGATACAACATGTgtatcctacccttattagttcCCATAAaatggatcacctctcatttaacagaattaaattccatctgccagtgctctgctTATTTTACTAACTCATTAATATCACCCTGTGGCCCAAgattatcctcctcactatcaagcACCATTTTTTATGTCAACTACAAAATTACTAatcgtacctcctacattcagATCCAAATCGCTAATGTTTATCACAAACAGTAAAGGTCCCCGCATCAATCCTTGTGGTACAGCACTggttccagtcacaaaaacagccCCACACCATCACCGTGTGCCTTTATTACTAAGTCAATTTAGCCTTTGATTCCTTGGGCACTAaacttctgtaccagttccatgcattggaccttgtcaaagacgtACTGAAGTCCAAAATTGCTCAACTGAAGTATCCCACAGTTGCTACAATGAGACTTTTCAACGTGCACCCGATCATATGTCCAGGCTTCTATTTTGTGTTCAGTAGCAAAGCATTATGACTTGTATTTTAGTACAAGTACATTAGAGAGACATGGGTTAAGCAAAGTGGCATAAGTTTAGATAATTGATGACActgtagacaaatgtgaggtcaaatATGAAAAAGGATAGAATAGTTTGGATAATAATAGAATACCAATAGTAGTTCTGGACTGCTGCATCTTGGGAAGATTAGTTTTGTACAGTGGCTGAATTATAAGGAGGAACTACATAAACTATTTGTATTTCTTTGAATTTAGATTGCAAGGTGATTTGATTGGAATTTTCAAATTATCAATGAAAAATGATAGATGGATGCAGACAAATTATTTGGGGAAACCAGGTCTTTCatgagtgaagttaggaaacacttctacaagTAAAGCATGGTACAAGTTTGGAATAGAAGTCTGCTGGATGTAAAATTAAAtctgagcccaaggaactactaTTTCTTTTTGTACCTGAACCTGATGCGCATCCTGTAGAGTTTGGGTCATGAGGTAAGGCTGTAGTTTGAAACTCTTCTGCAAACATCAGTAGATGTTGGGTCAATTAAGTTTAAATCTATATGATGCATTTTGTTAATAGAACCTTTAATAGATCAGCGGTGGGTATTTGGAGTTGGATATTCAGTCACCGCAAACTGGTAGAATCCataaaggagaatcagtggatgtggtgcatttggaattttggaaggtcTTTTGATAAACTCCTACATGAGGGTAATGTGCAAAATGAAAATACATCTGATAGTCAGTGATGTAAGTACATGGATTCTGAATTGGTTGACAGATAAGAAATGGGAATAAATTGGTACTTTTTGGAGTGACAGGCAGTGACTATTGGGTTATCGTATGGATAAGTGCTTGGAgccccaactgttcacaatatacatcaatgatttggatgagggaacctaatataatattttgaagtttgctgATCACAAGGAATTGTGTGTGCGGAAAATGCAAAGAAGCTTCAAAATTACTTGCTCAAGTTGAATGAGTAGGCAAGTatagcagatgcagtataatatagataaatgtgaagttgtccattcTAGTAGAAAcccaaaggcagattattattcaaatagtgatagattgggaagtattgttacaCCAAATGGATCTGGATGTTCTTGTATACCAGTCACAGAAAGCAAACATGTAGGTGCAATGTGAGTTATGAAGGCAAAAGATATCTTGACATCCATTACAAGAGCCAGAAAGCCTTGCTACCATTACACacagccttggtgagaccacacttagagtagtactgtgtgctgttttggtctcATTCCTTCTATGGCATGTATACATTTTTAGGTAATGTAGTgaagattgattccagggatggcaggaatGCCATATGAGTTGCCCCAAGGTCTATAATTTGCCTTGAAAGTTGTAAAATATCTCTCTCCTTTTATCTTGTCTAGTTCATgacttttcctttttttgaaaggaaatgaagaTGAGAGCATAGGCTGACGGTTGAAATGGGATGGTGCACAGGTAGTCACGTTTTTAGAAAGCAGAATGCTGTCAAGAAGTTGCATTGAAAAGATTCATGTGAAGTTAATTTGACAGGTAGTCCCACTATGAAGAGGTTTGATGCCTTTTTGTTAATACTATTCTACAAGAAGAAAATGTACtgattttaaataaaactctGAAGACTCTGTATCTTTCCCCAGACTGTTTAGATTCTAGGTAAGGATTTGCATGCttgttttcaatttcttttttaattgaTCACTTTTATAATAGTGTAAACTGGAACTGATTGTGGGCTCTCCTGCCTCATGCATGGACCTGGAGTTATTCAGCGCAGATGACAAATTCATTGGCTTGCTGGACCAAGATGATGCACTGCTTGGATCCTATCCGGTAGATGATCGCTGCCGGATACATGTGAGTATAATGCAGTCATGTAACTATTTTCAGTGAAGCTTAATGAATGTAGGGCATCTAACTGGGTTGTAATATGAATTTACTTGTTTCTAATAAAGATTATACATTTCAGTGCTTATTAATATTACACTGATtttggtatttttttaaattgccttgGATACATTCTTACGCAGCATCAGTTGTTCATCTTTCCTTTTGGATGTGGTTAAAACAATGACCAGTCTTTGTTTGGGTCCACTGTTCTACCTGATGATAAGGAAGCTCTCTGAAAACCACTTGACTCTTTACTTCTGTGCAACAGGTGCCTGAATAATACTTGTGGCAATTTGTAAATTAAAAACTAGAAAACTTCTGTAAATCTTGAGCAACACAacacctttggtgctgtctgtgtagagtttgcattactacctgtgactgtatgggtttcaaatgggtgttctggtttcctcccacacaccaAAAAcatgttggtatgttaattggctgtgGTAAATTAGCCCCAAGTAGCTAAAGGATtgaaggggagttgaggggaaatgAGTTCCTGGGGAAATaatgggggaggagggaatgggactgttgAGATTGCTCGTATGAGCTGGTATGGACTCCATGGAAAGGCGGCTTCCTGTATGATAATAAGTGAAAGTCgatgaaatttgtttttcttccatTGTCCTCACTTTCAGTGTTACTGTTCACTCCTACATAagtgtttccttttttttgtctaCTCTTCTAACTGCTATATTTTGTTATGATCTGTTGTTTATTCTTGGCAAATACATTCCACTATTTGTCTATAAATTGATCTATTAATTTCTCTCACTCTGTCCCAATTATTATACCCTGTTCCTTTTTCCTCTTCAAACTATTAATTATCTGAGGTAAATCGTTTACCATTTTCGTCTCCACTGCTAACAACAATGGAGAATTGTGTGATCCCTATTGTATTTTGGACCTGTTGCTTTAAGAAAtgattgatagacttttggatattaagggaaacaagggatatggaattagttCAGGAGAATGCCATCGAGGTGACAAGTTCTggtgtgatcttactgaatgcctatttctgcttctgtttcttctgttccTATTAATTTATATTGGGTAGTTTTACTTCCATGAAGTCTCTCTCTCGCGCTcatacataagaaatagaagcagaagtagccCATCTGgtccaacaaataatctgctggagcaatgcactaaatgctggaggaactcggtgaagtcaagacctgaaatgttgcctaACCcattttgagttcctccagcattttgtacattgctccaggttccagcatctgcagcctcttgtgtctccaatctgctggaggaactcagcagattgagtagcatctgtgggaggaaaggatttatCGACATTTTAGATAAACTCTGGTCCTCCTTATCTGCTCTGCAATTCTTCTAACTCGGTGctgctttcctgcactgaccccatatcatttgcttcccataatatctaagtttattgtcatttctagAATAGACTtggtgattgagcctccacagccaccttgggtagagaattcttaaAAATTTGAATGCCCTTTAGGAAAAGAAAGTTCTACTCCTTAATGGCTGACTGCTTATTTTGAGGTTGTGACCCTGCCTTTAGACAGCTtggccaggagaaacatcaattCTGCATTTACCCAATCaatccccttttttttaaaaaaaattgttccttTCACCTCCTGCTTTGCTAATCTCTGGTCTAGACccgtctgcttaatctctcctggtAAACAAACCCTGCATCCCAGgaagcaacctggtaaaccttagctgcactccctctattgcaattACAGGTCTCCCCAGTTAACAACGGAGTTAGATTCCTAAAGATTTCTTGTGGAATGTGTataacaggaggtacagaaaaccTTTAACATGTGCTGGGTGTTACCTATTGCTGGGAACAGTAAGGGAAGAAATCAGAAGCTAATCATTCTCCTCCCAGTAAAGATGCATTAAATGAAAAGCAAACTGCTTGTTTTGACAGGCATAAACAAACAAGCTAAAACTTACAAGTCATTCCTCCAATGGCCAAGAAATGAGTGCCCAAGAGACTTGGTTTCCCATTTTAAACTAGCTGGTTTATTTCACACTCATTCCTGTCAGCCTGTGCAAAGAGACCGTTAAATGCTACTGGGTTCATTGACCCATATTTGAAAGAGTTCTCCCAATCTGTTCCCTACCCTTTGTTGTACTGAATGAAACATTTGCTATGGGacaaattgaattaaataaaacCCTTGCTGTCACAAAGATTCCTTGTGAGAATGTTCACTatctgggaaggacctgtaaatCCTTCCTTGGTCAGGGAGATCAGACGCGTTTACAATGTTTGAGCTGTGATCTCGCCAGGCTTGTATAATTGAAGCACAACGTCTTTtgtattcaaattatttttttccaaaaaaagttGCTACTTTTggggcaatacacacaaaatgctgcacacCCCtacttttttggggggggggggggatgaaattATGGTGGAGTGAATTCTTCTGGGCCTGTCAACTAAAAGATAGAAATTCACTGAggtaaaatgttaattttgtattTGATAAATTAAAGGAGTTGCATTCTAGGTGGGGATTTGTCAGACTTCAGACAAAACTGAAGCAGTGTAGTGGAATTTGGTTTGGGTTCTGGGACAGGTTGCCACTCTACCTTACTATTCAGGAACTATGAGGGATAGTTATTGCTATCTTTCCTTCAAAGTTAACTGGGATGATTGTTTCAAATCTTTGTTCTCTAGGTAATAGACAAAAGTGGAGTGAAGATGGGAGAATTTGAGGATGTTTCTAAAGTTATTAAATATGAAATGTCCAATGAAGCATATGAAAAGAGAACGGGTAAGTCACTTTGAGTAATATCATGTTCTAGCTAATTTTGACAAGTTTCTTTCCCATTAAGATGTTGAATTTGTTTTCTATACCATGCAGAAAGTAGACATTTTGTATGTTAAATGAACTGAGTATTTTTGCTATCACCTTCTATTTCATTTTTATAACTATAACTTGGCTGGAGAACAAACTTTATACTACATTGGTCTTGAATCACACTGAAATTGACAGAAGGTAATTTGAGAGAATTTGAATATACcctccatttttgttttgtattagaCTATGTCATTGACACACCTGTTGTCTTTAACCTAAGATTTGCGACAAAATAAACCTAATGCCCTGCTGTATGGGATGGGATTTCTGTCAGCCTTTTAATCCATTCACGATCTTAACTTCATCCGATTTCAATGTGTGATGAAATTCAGTCAAATAAACTTGAATCACATATTCTATACTTTCACTGAGTTTTATTGTGATATTTTAAACACCAGAAGCATTCTCCATGTGAAGAAAAGCTATTTCACCATTACTAACTGCAATTCTATGATCTACTTAGGAAGGCTGTAAACAAATTTATAAAATAAGAGTACCTTACAGAAACTTGGTACAGTTTTGGCTTCTCAACAATCCTTTGTATTCAGGGTAGTAGGAAGCAGATTCCCCAGACAAATCCAGATTTCTTGTGAGGTGTGGAACTGTGAATCATTGAAATCATTGGGGTAACCACCAGAAATGGCTTGTGCACTATATTCATCTGATCTTCAGGGTGAGAAAGCCACTTGGTTTGTGCTTAAAAACTGTTAATAAAATTGATAGAAGTGGACAAAATAAACTAATGCTCATTAAAGTGTAAAATGTGATGGTATATTTCACTTGGCACCAACTGTTCTAATGCAAAAGTTCTAAAGTTTACAATACTTGATAATATTTGAATGAATTGATGATGCAATACTTTGAGTTACCTGATCCTCATGAAGCCTCTATTAATTTCTCATCTTGTATAGCAGCAGAGACAAATGGGGAATTGTGGGAATGGACACCAGCCTGGTTAAACATCATTGTCCAAGCTGGTGAAGTGATGGTGAGGGGTGGCAGATTTCCATGTTACTGAGTAGTGTTGGCCGGTGAATAGAAATGCAACAGCACCATACTTTTATTTCCCTTATCTGATTTTGCTTGGATCAACAGCTCAGCATCTTTCTCTTGTACTGTTTGACATTGTTCACAGCTTCTGGTTTCCATTTTTAGTGgtgttcagggaaaaaaaaactgaagaaaaactCAGATCACAGATAGAAGTTTGAAGCTGAATGGGCCTAAATGCATCAGTAATTCCTTCACATGGGCACTAATCACAGAAAGGAAGTTTGTGCACTACATTAAATGAAATATTATTCTTAATGTGTTTCACTGAAACTAGAGACTTGAACTTGTCTCTTTAGTGCCTTTTGCTTAATTTGAGTATAGGGCTGGAGTTGTTTATTGGTGAAGTTTGAGAAATTTTTGACCAGGGAGtagtttatcttttatttttatgATTCTGGTCACTCAGCTAATTTGCATGTTAAGCTACATCTGCAGCTGAAGTGGATTTAATTGCAAGTACTTCTGGCTGCCTGGTAACAATAATTGAttgatttctatttcagattcagCTCGTTTATTTCTGAAACGCAGCAAGCTGGGCTTGCATAATGAGGAGCAGAGAGCAAAGGAAGAGTTGGAGATGGAGCAGAGACGACAAGAGGAGAAAGCTTTGGCGGATGGCATCCTAGTTGGTTCAAGGTGTGAGGTTCTAATATCAGGACAGCCAACCAAACGAGGCACAGTGATGTATGTTGGTAAGTTGGCTGTAGAATTCTTTGGGTAAAGTTCAAAGAAAGCTAATGCAGAAGACAATACAACTCAAGAATATATTGGGTAACCAAATTGAAGGCAAAGCTGCAATTTGATTTCTGAACCAGAACAGCAAATCTCTTTAAATCAGGACAGCAAACATTGGTGTCACCTGGGCGGCCCTGGCCTCTCCCTATCAGACATATTCCCTTGTTCCTGTCCATCGCTCCCCAGCCtctcagcaacttgttttttcacttcccagttttgatgaaaggtctctgacctgagatgttaactgtttctcttttcatggaaactgcctgacctgccgagtgttttaagcattttgtttttatttcagatttccagcatctgcagttttttttcagtcGTTCTTCCAGCAGAATAATTGCTCAGTCTGTGATTGAGCTAAGTGCAAATTACTTGAAGATAAAAAGTATTATTAGGCACTCTTACTAATGAAGATTTAGTTGATTTGGAAAAATGGGTTGTTTTAACTGTAAAGTATCTTTGCTTCTAAGTGATCTCTTGCAGAATTTTCACTTAAATGAGCATCAAAAGCTCCTCATCCCTGTATGGATTCCTGTTTAATGGCATGTATTGTTGAATAATGTAAACTAGAAATTTAAACTACTaggaacataaaatgctggaggaactcagcaggtcaagcagcatctatggagggaaatggacagtcaacattttggattgagacttgatgaagggtcttgactgtgGACTGaacgtttccctccacagatgctgcctgacccactgagttcctccagcattttgtgtgttgctccagatttccagcatctgcagtctctcttgtgtctccaaattgaACTACAAGCTCTAGagctaattaaatatttttggggCACGTCTAAATCAGAGAGGCTGTTGCTGctcaggctccttgcattaatATAGCTTTGCTTCCACCTTGAATTAATTTTAGCTGACCATTACATTGCAGTGTGTCCAAATGCAGAATAGTAAGATTTGAGCCAACATCTAAACAGGAGAGGGGACAGGGGGTTGATGAGAAATAATGCTCCAAGAATTATGCTGGCCATTGATTGTATTTATGGTAGTTTTATTCTTCAGAGGTCTTAGCTATGTCATTGTACTTTTGATAAATGATCATCTTGAGTAGGCTGAAAAATGTACCTTATATAAAATAGTGAATTAGTTCTGCTTGTTGGTTCCAGTGGAGCAATTTTGAATATGTAGCAAGAATCCACAGGCCTGTTAGGTCAGTTGCCTCCAGTCAGAAACCTACTGGGAGTAATTTTGGATCTTGGGTGCACATTTCATTGCCATCTAATTCTAGGCttgttgtttcaggtcaaacagaGTTTAAACCTGGATACTGGATTGGATTGAAATATGACGAACCTTTAGGGAAACATGATGGCAGGTAGAGTCTTTGCTGTGAAATTCCATGTTTATCTTCAGTTGGTTTGAACCATGTGTGGAGCTGGCATTTTTtttgaatgggggaggggggaatagaaTTGCAGCTGTTAATTCATTGTTCCTCATCAAATAATTTTGTTCCTCCTACAGTGTAAATGGAAAAAGATACTTTGAATGCCAGTACAAGTATGGAGCATTTGTGAAGCCACAGTCTGTAACAGTGGGAGATTATCCAGAGGAAGACTATGGCCTAAATGATGAAATATGAATGCTAATCACCCTGCGTCTTGGAAGCATTGCACAGTGGACTTGTATCCTGATGATCCTGAATTCAATGATTCCTTGTTACAGTTGCATTCAAGTGGCTGGAGTTCCTGAATAGGTTGGGATGATGCAGTTATTTGGCTAACATGCTCTGCAGATTGTTTGGCTCGTGATGAAATCGAGATGTCTGTTACTTTTTACATTTGCAACATTTCAAGTGCTCCTAGCTAATAACTGACACTAGATACTTGAAAATCCAGACAGAATTTGCAAAGTACATCAGCTTGACAAAAGGCACT
This window harbors:
- the tbcb gene encoding tubulin-folding cofactor B, with protein sequence MEADTYQVVSPAVVNVRISSSLTSFISEKRFNRGITVSEFKCKLELIVGSPASCMDLELFSADDKFIGLLDQDDALLGSYPVDDRCRIHVIDKSGVKMGEFEDVSKVIKYEMSNEAYEKRTDSARLFLKRSKLGLHNEEQRAKEELEMEQRRQEEKALADGILVGSRCEVLISGQPTKRGTVMYVGQTEFKPGYWIGLKYDEPLGKHDGSVNGKRYFECQYKYGAFVKPQSVTVGDYPEEDYGLNDEI